Proteins encoded in a region of the Mycteria americana isolate JAX WOST 10 ecotype Jacksonville Zoo and Gardens chromosome 9, USCA_MyAme_1.0, whole genome shotgun sequence genome:
- the CEP70 gene encoding centrosomal protein of 70 kDa isoform X1, with the protein MTEREKAEWENLNKLLMRRGLKPVSLAAPQSCRNISDMIVLDSQSSLGIRLALKTLVEDADRQQKMMQGLMEANHCLRDEVRQEQSRASQQEQRANDLENVVKNIKSKICQLEDETIAKVCQQQNQVKELQKDQQVSQAKYQQQQEKLQEQEEIIARLQKELCKIGMEEQRRIATQNKMFCRFCKRAPKSLLDQQFLCLIDYYESQISQMKKELRQYKKDEDQVQREVKSKEEFLNLDATPNYRALLTSFQKQLVETKARNEQLLLENINLRKDLEIRPTAQELKLYKHQVKKLEKTLKKTIQSSGSSTGERTEEKKEPESIAGVDQLQAVCQQYLQVLSHIDSILRSPRAPPLIYRRGKGPVQNYIKENGQECGFEHLPLTIEMWADQLMALKDLHRSLRKLSLELVPWHTADPQDNRESIRVEDLQFTVDAILEEIENKEKNSQTPSLSTLFAIVSHFQKLFDVNSLNGVYPRMNEVYTKLGEMTNAMRNLHELLELDSSAPPTVVVDTVGKLRDIINENVTEQVQQLLGTQDIHSIINKLEEHECFFPPFQALIQDLLCLLEISNLDDILPTVRNLKLVAS; encoded by the exons ATGACAGAG CGAGAGAAGGCAGAATGGGAAAACCTAAACAAGCTATTAATGCGTCGTGGGTTGAAACCAGTGAGTCTTGCTGCCCCCCAAAGCTGCAGAAATATATCAG ATATGATTGTCTTAGACAGTCAGTCTTCTCTAGGAATAAGACTTGCATTAAAAACGCTGGTGGAAGATGCTGATCGACAGCAGAAAATGATGCAGGGGCTTATGGAGGCTAATCATTGTCTTAG agaTGAGGTACGACAGGAACAAAGTAGGGCATCTCAACAGGAACAGCGGGCTAATGATTTGGAAAATGTGGTGAAAAACATTAAGTCCAAAATTTGTCAGCTGGAAGATGAGACGATAGCTAAAGTTTGCCAGCAACAGAATCAAGTCAAAGAACTTCAAAAAGATCAACAGGTTTCACAG GCAAAATATCAACAGCAACAGGAAAAGCTGCAAGAACAGGAAGAGATTATTGCCCGTTTGCAGAAGGAGCTGTGCAAAATTGGGATGGAGGAGCAACGGCGCATTGCCactcaaaacaaaatgttttgtcgGTTTTGCAAAAGAGCTCCTAAGTCTCTTCTGGATCAGCA gttCCTTTGTCTAATTGATTATTATGAATCTCAAATTAGTCAAATGAAAAAGGAGCTAAG GCAATATAAAAAAGATGAAGACCAGGTACAGAGAGAAgtaaaaagcaaggaagaattcTTAAATCTAGATGCTACTCCTAATTATAGAGCACTGCTCACG TCTTTCCAGAAGCAACTCGTTGAAACAAAAGCCAGGAATGAACAGCTTTTGCTTGAAAATATAAATCTCAGGAAAGATTTGGAAATAAG aCCAACTGCACAAGAATTAAAACTTTACAAGCACCAAGTGAAGAAACTAGagaaaactttaaagaaaactatCCA ATCTTCGGGGAGTAGTACcggagaaagaacagaagaaaagaaagaacccGAGAGTATCGCAGGAGTAGATCAGCTGCAGGCAGTTTGCCAGCAATACTTACAG GTTTTGTCCCATATTGATTCCATTTTGCGAAGTCCAAGAGCTCCTCCATTAATATACAGGCGCGGTAAAGGGCCAGTGCAAAACTATATTAAAGAGAATGGACAGGAATGTGGATTTGAGCACCTTCCGCTTACTATAGAAATGTGGGCAGATCAGCTAATGGCCCTAAAG GATTTGCATAGGTCCTTGAGAAAGCTGTCTCTGGAGTTGGTGCCCTGGCACACTGCAGATCCACAGGATAACAGAGAATCCATACGAGTTGAAGACCTCCAGTTCACAGTAGATGCAATTttggaagaaatagaaaataaggaaaag AACAGCCAGACGCCATCCCTATCAACCCTGTTTGCAATAGTCTCTCACTTCCAGAAGTTGTTTGATGTGAATTCTCTGAACGGTGTTTATCCGCGAATGAATGAGGTTTACACAAAGCTTGGGGAAATGACCAATGCTATGAGAAATCTCCATGAGCTCCTGGAACTAG acAGTTCAGCTCCACCCACTGTGGTAGTGGATACTGTTGGGAAACTGCGTGATATAATTAACGAGAACGTGACTGAGCAGGTACAGCAGCTTCTAGGGACCCAAGACATCCACAG TATAATCAATAAGCTAGAAGAACATGAGTGCTTCTTTCCACCATTTCAAGCTCTCATTCAAGATTTGCTCTGTCTTCTAG aGATCAGTAACCTGGATGATATTTTACCTACTGTGCGAAATTTGAAATTGGTAGCTAGTTGA
- the CEP70 gene encoding centrosomal protein of 70 kDa isoform X2 has protein sequence MTEREKAEWENLNKLLMRRGLKPVSLAAPQSCRNISDMIVLDSQSSLGIRLALKTLVEDADRQQKMMQGLMEANHCLRDEVRQEQSRASQQEQRANDLENVVKNIKSKICQLEDETIAKVCQQQNQVKELQKDQQVSQAKYQQQQEKLQEQEEIIARLQKELCKIGMEEQRRIATQNKMFCRFCKRAPKSLLDQQFLCLIDYYESQISQMKKELRQYKKDEDQVQREVKSKEEFLNLDATPNYRALLTSFQKQLVETKARNEQLLLENINLRKDLEIRPTAQELKLYKHQVKKLEKTLKKTIQSSGSSTGERTEEKKEPESIAGVDQLQAVCQQYLQVLSHIDSILRSPRAPPLIYRRGKGPVQNYIKENGQECGFEHLPLTIEMWADQLMALKDLHRSLRKLSLELVPWHTADPQDNRESIRVEDLQFTVDAILEEIENKEKNSQTPSLSTLFAIVSHFQKLFDVNSLNGVYPRMNEVYTKLGEMTNAMRNLHELLELDSSAPPTVVVDTVGKLRDIINENVTEQVQQLLGTQDIHSIINKLEEHECFFPPFQALIQDLLCLLESDQNTFSLNMGLHIFNHITPQIS, from the exons ATGACAGAG CGAGAGAAGGCAGAATGGGAAAACCTAAACAAGCTATTAATGCGTCGTGGGTTGAAACCAGTGAGTCTTGCTGCCCCCCAAAGCTGCAGAAATATATCAG ATATGATTGTCTTAGACAGTCAGTCTTCTCTAGGAATAAGACTTGCATTAAAAACGCTGGTGGAAGATGCTGATCGACAGCAGAAAATGATGCAGGGGCTTATGGAGGCTAATCATTGTCTTAG agaTGAGGTACGACAGGAACAAAGTAGGGCATCTCAACAGGAACAGCGGGCTAATGATTTGGAAAATGTGGTGAAAAACATTAAGTCCAAAATTTGTCAGCTGGAAGATGAGACGATAGCTAAAGTTTGCCAGCAACAGAATCAAGTCAAAGAACTTCAAAAAGATCAACAGGTTTCACAG GCAAAATATCAACAGCAACAGGAAAAGCTGCAAGAACAGGAAGAGATTATTGCCCGTTTGCAGAAGGAGCTGTGCAAAATTGGGATGGAGGAGCAACGGCGCATTGCCactcaaaacaaaatgttttgtcgGTTTTGCAAAAGAGCTCCTAAGTCTCTTCTGGATCAGCA gttCCTTTGTCTAATTGATTATTATGAATCTCAAATTAGTCAAATGAAAAAGGAGCTAAG GCAATATAAAAAAGATGAAGACCAGGTACAGAGAGAAgtaaaaagcaaggaagaattcTTAAATCTAGATGCTACTCCTAATTATAGAGCACTGCTCACG TCTTTCCAGAAGCAACTCGTTGAAACAAAAGCCAGGAATGAACAGCTTTTGCTTGAAAATATAAATCTCAGGAAAGATTTGGAAATAAG aCCAACTGCACAAGAATTAAAACTTTACAAGCACCAAGTGAAGAAACTAGagaaaactttaaagaaaactatCCA ATCTTCGGGGAGTAGTACcggagaaagaacagaagaaaagaaagaacccGAGAGTATCGCAGGAGTAGATCAGCTGCAGGCAGTTTGCCAGCAATACTTACAG GTTTTGTCCCATATTGATTCCATTTTGCGAAGTCCAAGAGCTCCTCCATTAATATACAGGCGCGGTAAAGGGCCAGTGCAAAACTATATTAAAGAGAATGGACAGGAATGTGGATTTGAGCACCTTCCGCTTACTATAGAAATGTGGGCAGATCAGCTAATGGCCCTAAAG GATTTGCATAGGTCCTTGAGAAAGCTGTCTCTGGAGTTGGTGCCCTGGCACACTGCAGATCCACAGGATAACAGAGAATCCATACGAGTTGAAGACCTCCAGTTCACAGTAGATGCAATTttggaagaaatagaaaataaggaaaag AACAGCCAGACGCCATCCCTATCAACCCTGTTTGCAATAGTCTCTCACTTCCAGAAGTTGTTTGATGTGAATTCTCTGAACGGTGTTTATCCGCGAATGAATGAGGTTTACACAAAGCTTGGGGAAATGACCAATGCTATGAGAAATCTCCATGAGCTCCTGGAACTAG acAGTTCAGCTCCACCCACTGTGGTAGTGGATACTGTTGGGAAACTGCGTGATATAATTAACGAGAACGTGACTGAGCAGGTACAGCAGCTTCTAGGGACCCAAGACATCCACAG TATAATCAATAAGCTAGAAGAACATGAGTGCTTCTTTCCACCATTTCAAGCTCTCATTCAAGATTTGCTCTGTCTTCTAG AAAGTGaccaaaatactttttcactgaACATGGGGTTGCATATATTCAATCATATTACTCCTCAGATAAGCTAA